In the Octopus bimaculoides isolate UCB-OBI-ISO-001 chromosome 18, ASM119413v2, whole genome shotgun sequence genome, one interval contains:
- the LOC106870881 gene encoding uncharacterized protein LOC106870881, producing the protein MGHHTSQITNAYSVLETKAAKLNSLRLHVGNLYTDIFSTKPDLTKMKTITLLLALSVIGISADGSCPIQAKTVCSKALDLFPEKKKDDDYCNRVDYYASCLGRVHHGCSDYFDRIHEMYCKRNSTDRLHGIMKSHIILIVSIISALV; encoded by the exons atggGCCATCATACGTCACAAATAACGAATGCATACAGCGTTTTAGAAACGAAAGCCGCAAAATTGAATAGTCTACGCTTACATGTAGGTAATCTTTACACGGATATATTTTCCACTAAACCGGATTTAACCAAGATGAAAACCATCACCCTTCTGTTAGCTCTTTCTGTTATTG GGATCTCTGCGGATGGTAGCTGTCCCATACAAGCCAAGACGGTGTGCTCAAAAGCTTTGGATCTGtttcctgaaaagaaaaaagacgacGATTACTGCAA ccgtGTTGATTATTATGCTTCCTGTTTAGGCAGAGTACACCATGGCTGTTCTGATTACTTCGATAGGATTCATGAAATGTACTGCAAAA GAAATTCGACCGATAGACTGCATGGCATAATGAAATCTCACATCATATTAATCGTATCTATTATATCTGCCTTGgtgtga